The genomic stretch TGTACATTTATGAGCATCCGAGAGACCGTTGTAAATTCGTCAGCAGGATGACACCACTACGCGGCGATAAGAAGTATCGTTCGATACTAATCCAGATTATCTATGAAACAGCACCAACTGCGGACTGTTTTACTACAGGGATTCCTGATTAGACTTGACTACATTCCATTTGCATGTTGCATAAATTTGAGTGCATGTAGTTATACCTCGTCCCCAGATGAGCTACCAACAATTACTCTACGAGATTATTGGCTATCATTCATCTGCGCTCGGGTTATGGCTAATAGTCAATAGATGAACCATTTCCTTAATTAAGACAGTCCCTTATATATTCTGTTGGTTCTTCAGGCTTCCAGCCAAGCCGTGTGATAGCAAATACGAAATTGCATATATTAGCGCTTACATATCACGCCTGATCCAAGAGAAGATATTTCTGAATGCTTCTCATTTGTTGGAGCGTCTCTGCCGTGTCTGGAGGCCAAGCAGTGAACGGATCAAGGTCTGCAAAGGTAGTTTGAGGAATGAAGTATGGACCgaatatatatgtatccCCTGTTCCTCCGGAATTTGCCAATCTCTGTATCATTGCTTTTAAACTGTAGTAAGCACACTGAATCTTCACTACTGCTCTTCCCAGGTTTTTTGGTTGGTAAAAATGCCGCACGAAACGCCCAATATCACGGCACTCGAACCATTCCAGGTTCTCAGCAAGATCTTAGATTTTGCAAACGAGGACCAGCGAGACTGGTGGCACAGTACCGGGCCAATGTATGCCAAAATCCTAAAGGATGCAGGCTACGGCATTCATGCCCAATACTCATATCTCTGTCTCCACCACAAATGTGTGGTTCCGTATCTGGGCCCCTATCCGGGAAACGGCAGAGACCGATGGATGAGCATCCTCAGCCGATTCGGTCTACCTTATGAATTGAGCCTGAATTGCTCTAATTCGGTCGTGCGGTTTGCATTCGAGCCCATTGGACCTTTATCAGGGACTGAGCAAGACCCCTTCAATGCACATGTCATCTGGGAATGTCTTGGGAAACTCGCGAAGCTGGGTTCTGATTTTGATCTCCAGTGGTTTGCCCAATTCAAGAAGGATCTGGTTTTAGATGCAGAGGAAACGAAGTTTGTTAGAGACAACGGTCTGGACAAGGGACAGGTTAAGACTCAGAACAAACTAGGCGTGGACTTGAAAGGT from Aspergillus oryzae RIB40 DNA, chromosome 1 encodes the following:
- a CDS encoding uncharacterized protein (predicted protein); this translates as MYIYEHPRDRCKFVSRMTPLRGDKKYLSTLNLHYCSSQVFWLVKMPHETPNITALEPFQVLSKILDFANEDQRDWWHSTGPMYAKILKDAGYGIHAQYSYLCLHHKCVVPYLGPYPGNGRDRWMSILSRFGLPYELSLNCSNSVVRFAFEPIGPLSGTEQDPFNAHVIWECLGKLAKLGSDFDLQWFAQFKKDLVLDAEETKDNGLDKGQVKTQNKLGVDLKGGKFEVKMYMYPYLKSVATGIPIERLMFDSIRRVDWDRKLVVPLSILEDYITSHKDKTLSARLISCDLIDPSRSRIKIYVAEQTVDWPHLEGLWTLGYRRQDPITISGLQLLRELWDLLDIPEGPCHFPDGGYLELNSKVSERLPLLANYTLHPNDPYPAPQVYLHTFGVGDAAVADAVATFCARRGWTEMAQSYKDNLFSY